In the genome of Cryptomeria japonica chromosome 8, Sugi_1.0, whole genome shotgun sequence, one region contains:
- the LOC131037928 gene encoding protein TOPLESS-RELATED PROTEIN 2 isoform X2, with the protein MITFKNLETLLTSSPAAAVFSFYPNDGLKDKNIPIFYLKLSKKVMLEGHQKKITGLLCAWNIDGWEKHRETIVSPHKEGSPSPVGISNIQFHKDQIHLLAVKESQLAVYCAWILEQMCRWEPKDSMATPISNATCSCDSHLVYTSFCDGEVGVFDADVLMPYCDIPPYAFLPSRTRSGNVYPLAIAAHPLEPHQFAIGMTDGGIYLTEPLESQDKRVVGSRENEPVSSDPAIINHGSESQG; encoded by the exons ATGATAACTTTTAAG AATCTGGAGACCTTGTTGACTTCTTCCCCAGCAGCAGCAGTTTTTTCTTTTTACCCAAATGATGGATTGAAGGACAAAAATATTCCTATATTCTATCTCAAGCTGAGCAAG AAAGTAATGCTGGAGGGACATCAAAAGAAAATCACTGGTCTG CTCTGTGCCTGGAACATAGATGGATGGGAAAAACACAGAGAAACAATTGTATCTCCACACAAGGAAGGGTCACCATCACCAGTTGGAATTAGCAATATACAGTTTCATAAAGACCAGATTCACTTGCTAGCTGTGAAGGAGAGCCAGCTGGCTGTTTATTGTGCTTGGATATTGGAACAGATGTGCAGA TGGGAACCAAAGGATTCGATGGCTACACCTATTTCAAATGCCACATGCTCATGTGACAGCCACCTAGTCTATACCAGTTTTTGTGATGGTGAAGTTGGTGTATTTGATGCAGATGTCCTCATGCCCTACTGCGATATCCCTCCTTATGCATTTTTACCATCACGCACAAGAAG TGGCAATGTCTACCCTCTTGCGATTGCTGCACACCCCCTTGAGCCTCACCAGTTTGCTATTGGAATGACTGATGGGGGCATTTATTTGACTGAGCCTTTGGAATCTCAAGATAAACGTGTTGTAGGCTCAAGGGAGAATGAACCTGTTAGTTCAGATCCAGCAATTATCAACCATGGCTCAGAATCACAAGGATAG
- the LOC131037928 gene encoding protein TOPLESS-RELATED PROTEIN 2 isoform X3, with the protein MQNSMQNLETLLTSSPAAAVFSFYPNDGLKDKNIPIFYLKLSKLCAWNIDGWEKHRETIVSPHKEGSPSPVGISNIQFHKDQIHLLAVKESQLAVYCAWILEQMCRWEPKDSMATPISNATCSCDSHLVYTSFCDGEVGVFDADVLMPYCDIPPYAFLPSRTRSGNVYPLAIAAHPLEPHQFAIGMTDGGIYLTEPLESQDKRVVGSRENEPVSSDPAIINHGSESQG; encoded by the exons ATGCAAAATTCTATGCAGAATCTGGAGACCTTGTTGACTTCTTCCCCAGCAGCAGCAGTTTTTTCTTTTTACCCAAATGATGGATTGAAGGACAAAAATATTCCTATATTCTATCTCAAGCTGAGCAAG CTCTGTGCCTGGAACATAGATGGATGGGAAAAACACAGAGAAACAATTGTATCTCCACACAAGGAAGGGTCACCATCACCAGTTGGAATTAGCAATATACAGTTTCATAAAGACCAGATTCACTTGCTAGCTGTGAAGGAGAGCCAGCTGGCTGTTTATTGTGCTTGGATATTGGAACAGATGTGCAGA TGGGAACCAAAGGATTCGATGGCTACACCTATTTCAAATGCCACATGCTCATGTGACAGCCACCTAGTCTATACCAGTTTTTGTGATGGTGAAGTTGGTGTATTTGATGCAGATGTCCTCATGCCCTACTGCGATATCCCTCCTTATGCATTTTTACCATCACGCACAAGAAG TGGCAATGTCTACCCTCTTGCGATTGCTGCACACCCCCTTGAGCCTCACCAGTTTGCTATTGGAATGACTGATGGGGGCATTTATTTGACTGAGCCTTTGGAATCTCAAGATAAACGTGTTGTAGGCTCAAGGGAGAATGAACCTGTTAGTTCAGATCCAGCAATTATCAACCATGGCTCAGAATCACAAGGATAG
- the LOC131037928 gene encoding protein TOPLESS-RELATED PROTEIN 2 isoform X1: protein MQNSMQNLETLLTSSPAAAVFSFYPNDGLKDKNIPIFYLKLSKKVMLEGHQKKITGLLCAWNIDGWEKHRETIVSPHKEGSPSPVGISNIQFHKDQIHLLAVKESQLAVYCAWILEQMCRWEPKDSMATPISNATCSCDSHLVYTSFCDGEVGVFDADVLMPYCDIPPYAFLPSRTRSGNVYPLAIAAHPLEPHQFAIGMTDGGIYLTEPLESQDKRVVGSRENEPVSSDPAIINHGSESQG, encoded by the exons ATGCAAAATTCTATGCAGAATCTGGAGACCTTGTTGACTTCTTCCCCAGCAGCAGCAGTTTTTTCTTTTTACCCAAATGATGGATTGAAGGACAAAAATATTCCTATATTCTATCTCAAGCTGAGCAAG AAAGTAATGCTGGAGGGACATCAAAAGAAAATCACTGGTCTG CTCTGTGCCTGGAACATAGATGGATGGGAAAAACACAGAGAAACAATTGTATCTCCACACAAGGAAGGGTCACCATCACCAGTTGGAATTAGCAATATACAGTTTCATAAAGACCAGATTCACTTGCTAGCTGTGAAGGAGAGCCAGCTGGCTGTTTATTGTGCTTGGATATTGGAACAGATGTGCAGA TGGGAACCAAAGGATTCGATGGCTACACCTATTTCAAATGCCACATGCTCATGTGACAGCCACCTAGTCTATACCAGTTTTTGTGATGGTGAAGTTGGTGTATTTGATGCAGATGTCCTCATGCCCTACTGCGATATCCCTCCTTATGCATTTTTACCATCACGCACAAGAAG TGGCAATGTCTACCCTCTTGCGATTGCTGCACACCCCCTTGAGCCTCACCAGTTTGCTATTGGAATGACTGATGGGGGCATTTATTTGACTGAGCCTTTGGAATCTCAAGATAAACGTGTTGTAGGCTCAAGGGAGAATGAACCTGTTAGTTCAGATCCAGCAATTATCAACCATGGCTCAGAATCACAAGGATAG